In Chitinophaga oryzae, the sequence GCTAAAGACGGGAGAAGCGGTCCGGGATGCAGAGATTGTCGTGGAAAGACCCGACGGCTCCCGCAGGCACGTGCAGCCTTACCCTGACCCGATCCTGGATGACCAGGGGCGTGTAACCGGCGCCGTTAATATGCTGATCGATATCACGGAATTAAGAGCTGCACAGATACACATGGCCCGGCTGGCCGCTATTGTGCAAGGCTCTGACGACGCCATTATCAGTAAAACGCTCGACGGTACCATCACGACGTGGAACCCCGGTGCGGAAAAACTTTTCGGATATACCAGCGAAGAAGCCATCGGGCAGTCGATCATGATGTTGATACCGGAAGAGCGGGCATCGGAAGAAACGGAAATTATAGACCGTTTAAGAAAAGGCATCGTGGTCGACCATTTTGAAACCAAACGCAGAACCAAAGACGGCCGGCTGCTGGATATTTCTTTAACCGTATCTCCGCTCAGGGACGCCAGGGGCTATATTGTAGGCGCTTCCAAAATAGCACGCGATATCACCGAACAGAAAAAGCTGTTCTCCGCGCTCCAGGAAAGCGAAGCCCGTTATATGAAGGTGGCGCAGGAAATGGAGGAAATAGTAGCACAACGCACGCTTGAGCTGACGGAAGCCAATTATTACCTGGAAAAATCCAACAAAGAACTCGAACAGTTTGCCTTTGTGACCAGTCATGACCTGCAGGAGCCTTTGCGTAAAATCCATACGTTCGCAGGCCTGCTCTGTGATTCCAGGCAGGACACGCTCAGCGACACCGGAAAGCTATACATCGAAAAGATGATGATCAGCGCCCGGCGGATGTCGCAGCTGATCCATGACCTGCTCAACTTCTCCCGGCTTAACCGTACAGACGATCCCTTTGTGCCTACTGATCTCAACGAGGTGATGGTCCACGTGCTGAACGATTTCGAAGTAACAGTAGGACAGAAAAAAGCTTCCGTGACGATCGATCCGTTGCCAACCATACCGGCGATACCTTTGCAGATGAACCAGCTGCTGTACAACCTGCTGGGCAACGCGCTGAAGTTTACATCAGAAGACCGTGACCCGGAAATCCGTGTCAGCGCACGGCTGCTTACGCCGGAAGATTTCGTGACCTATACTGAGCTGGATGTCAACCGCAGCTATTATGAAATTGCTGTAAAAGACAACGGTATCGGTTTTAACCAGATATATGAAAACAAGATCTTCCAGATTTTTCAACGGCTCAATAACCGCACGGCTTATGAAGGCACCGGTATAGGACTGGCCCTGTGCAACAAGATCGCTATCAACCACAAGGGATGTATCCGTGCGTTGGGCGTTCCGGGCGAAGGCGCTGTCTTTAACGTTGTTTTGCCTGCCATGTAAATATTAAACCCAGACTCCTTCGATTGGTATTTTTTTTGATCGATGCAGCTGTCCGCCTATTTATCTCTTTTATCGTTGACCAGGTTAATTGCGTATTCATGATTATAAAAGAGCTGCATGTGGTGATTGAAACACCCAAAGGGAGCAGTGAAAAATATGATTTCGACCCCGTGTCGCGCTTCTTTGTAATGAGCCAGTCATTGCCTGCGGGCATGATGTTCCCGTTTGATATGGGCTTTATTCCCGGGACAAGGGCGGAAGACGGAAACCCGCTTGATGTCATGGTGTTGTCCGAGTTTAAAACATTTACCGGTTGTATGATTAAATGCCGGTTGATCGGCGCTATTAAAGCGATCGTTCATGAGCCTGACGGTATGCAGGTGCGCTGGGACAGGTACATTGCAGTGCCTTTTCTCTCCCGCGTGTACAAGGAACTGGACGTGGTGCCGGATAAACTGGTGCGGGAATTGGAGGGTTTCTTTGCGGCTTACCACGGACTGGAGGGCAGGTTGTTTAAGCCTGCCGGTTACCTGGATGCCGCTCCCGCCTACGAGCAGATAAAATTTGTTTGATATGGATATCGCTGGTGTCTTTTGGGGTGACGGAGAGAAACTGGACCTTCTGCAGATGTCTGTACGCGCCCTTTCCATGTTCTTCATCGCCCTTGTCCTGATCCGGCTGGGCGGCATGCGTATTTTCGGCAAACGTTCCGCCTTCGACACGATCATCATTATCATGCTGGGCGCTATCCTGGCACGAGGAGTGATCGGCGCGTCGCCGTTCTGGTCCACCGTAGCGGCATCAGCTACGATGGTGCTGGTCAACCGGCTGGTGGCATGGTTATGCGCCGCCAATGACACGGTCAATGACGTGATAAAAGGAAAACATTTACTGCTCTGCGAAAACGGGCAGATTCACTGGGACAATATGAAAGTGGCTTCTTTAAGTAAATCGGACCTGATGGAAAGTCTCCGGCTCGAAACAAAACAGGATTCACTGGAAAAGATAGAGAAGGCTTATATGGAAACCAACGGAAGGATCAGTTTTTTGCTGAAGAAGACTATCTGAAGCATTTCTGCCATTTTTCTTCCAGCACATCTTTCAAAATACGGCAAAGGGCATCGAAGGAATCCGGTTTGGTGAGGAAGAGGCGGGCGCCCAGCGCCATGGATTCCTGTACGTCTTCCACCATGTCGGAAGTACTGAGGATCACTACTTTGGTGATGCTCCTGTGAATGAGTTTCCCCAACTCACGCAAACATTCCTTGCCATTCATCATCGGCATGTTCATGTCCAGAAAAATATAATCCGGATCGACAAGTTTTTTGGTGAAGAGCAAATCAATAGCCTGGATACCGTTTTCGCAGTAGTGGGTCTCTACCTCAGGCGAGACTTTTTTAATGGCTTCACTGAAGAAAATCCTGTCATCAGCGTCGTCATCGATGACCAGGACGGTGTGTGGCTTCATGTTATATGGTTAATTCAGGTTTACAAATGAAAAATTCCAATCTAAATTTCTCAGTTTGATGTTTTCATAGGTTTATAAATATCGCTCAATAAAAAGATAAAATCAAATAATAATATAATTAATATATTGTTGTGACAGCTAAAGCTGGTTGGAGTTGTATTTGCAGGGATAATCAGGAATCCTGTAAATCATATCTTATGAAGATCTGTTATGGCTTGCTGATGCTGTTAACAGCCTGTCACGCAGCAAAAATGAACCCGGGCTCTTACGGTGGTTCTGTTACTACCAAAGGTTATCAGGCCGACTCCCTGGCGAAACCGTATGCTACCCCTTCTGTTACCAACTACAGCAGGGTGGTCGGGTGGGCTGAAGGTCAAACGCCGGTAGCGCCTGCCGGTTTCACCGTCACCAAATTCGCCGATGGGCTGGACCACCCCCGCTGGCTCTACGTCGGCGATAACGGGGATGTGTTTGTCGCTGAATCCAACACGGTACTAAAGGGCGTCAAAAAAGTCGGCGCTAAAATCTCCCGTAAAATCAAGACACAGCATTATGGTGAAAGCGCCAACCGCATCACCCTGTTGCGTGACGGGAATAAAGACGGCTACGCAGAGCAGCATTATGTGTTCAAAAAAGACCTCAACCAGCCCTTCGGGATGCTGATATCCGGCGCGCACTTTTACGTGGGTAATACCGACGGTTTAATGCGTTTTCCTTATCGCGCCGGCGATACGGCTATCCACGACAGCGGCGTGCAGCTGCTGCCGCTGCCCGCAGGGGAGCATAACCAGCACTGGACCCGTTCTTTATTGCCGGACCCTTCGGGAAAGAAACTGTATATCGGCGTAGGATCGGGCAGCAACGTGGCGGAAAAAGGGCTCGGCAATGAAGTCCGCAGGGCCAACATCCTTGAAGTGAACATGGACGGAAGCGGTGAACGCGTCTATGCATCGGGGTTGCGCAATCCTGTGGGAATGGACTGGGCCCCCGGTACACGGCAGCTGTGGGTGGCGGTCAACGAGCGTGACGGGCTGGGCGACGAATTGGTGCCCGATTACCTGACGGCTGTGAAAGAAGGCGGTTTCTACGGCTGGCCTTTTTATTACTACGGATCGCATCCTGACCCACGCATGGAAAAAGAACTGGCGCTGGCGCCGAAACAGCCGGTCATTACACCGGACATACCGCTGGGCAACCATACGGCCTCGCTGGGGCTGCTGTTTTACAGGGGCAAAACATTCCCTTCAAAGTACCACCAGGGAGCATTTATCACGCAGCATGGCTCGTGGAACCGCTCCGTCATCTCCGGTTACAAGGTCATTTTTATACCTTTCCGTAACGGCAGCCCCGCCGGGCCCCCGGAAGATTTCCTGACCGGTTTTGTGGCAAATCAGACTCAAAGTGAGGTCTACGGCCGTCCGGTAGGGATCGCTGAACTGGCCAACGGAGATCTGCTGATCACGGATGACGTGAGCAATGTGATTTGGAGGGTACACCGTAACCGGTAGTATTTCCGGATTTTTTGATTTACGATTTTTTGATTTCGTCCAATGATTAAATAGGAGAACCGAAGCGGGTGCTTTGACCCGCTTCGGTTCTCCTATAATTTTCGTCTACAAAATCAAAAAATCGTAAATCAAAAAATCCCTAAATGATTATTGTTCTTTCACTACTCTTTTAACCGTGGCGCTGCCTTCCTGTACCAGTTTGATGATATACACGCCTGCTGCATGTTTACCGCCATGGAATGTAGCCTGGTGGGTACCGGCTGCCTGCTGCCCGTTGACCAGCACCGCTACGGGTTGACCGGCGAGGTTATACACGATCAGGCTGGTCACGCCTGCTTTATCAAGGGTGTAGGTCACGCGGAGATCTTCCCGGAAGGGAATGGGGTAGGCGTCTACGTTGAGTTTGCCGGCTTTCGACGGCGCATCATTTACAGGGTTGAAAGTGGCGGAAGCCGCACCTGCCAGTGATGTTTGTGTTTTGACTTTCACTTCGGTGTAGCTGTTCCACGCATTAACATCATTGCCGTGTCCTGCAATTCGTACATACTTGGCCGTTACTGCCGTAAAGTTGAATGCTTCGAAGGCGGTGGAAGTGCCGCTGCTCAGTTTATTGGCGGCTACGGTGGTCCAGCTGGTGCCGTTGCTGCTGACGAGGATATCGAATTTTGCCCTGCGGGTATCGCCTTTATAGAAGGCGATGTCTACGCCGGTAACGGTTTGGGTGGTGCCGAGGCAGAACTGGATGTATTGTTCACCGCTGGCAGACCAGCGTGTATTGAAATCGTTGTCCAGTACGTTGGCCGCTACGTTGCCGTCATCGCCGCTGGCTTCTACAGGGTTGCAGCCCGGAGTGGCGGCCACGGTAATGTTGACAGCGGCAGAAGTGGTGCTGCTGTTACCGTTGTCTGTGGCTTTGGCGGTAAGGCTGTAGCTGCCGGCGG encodes:
- a CDS encoding DUF421 domain-containing protein; its protein translation is MDIAGVFWGDGEKLDLLQMSVRALSMFFIALVLIRLGGMRIFGKRSAFDTIIIIMLGAILARGVIGASPFWSTVAASATMVLVNRLVAWLCAANDTVNDVIKGKHLLLCENGQIHWDNMKVASLSKSDLMESLRLETKQDSLEKIEKAYMETNGRISFLLKKTI
- a CDS encoding PQQ-dependent sugar dehydrogenase — protein: MKICYGLLMLLTACHAAKMNPGSYGGSVTTKGYQADSLAKPYATPSVTNYSRVVGWAEGQTPVAPAGFTVTKFADGLDHPRWLYVGDNGDVFVAESNTVLKGVKKVGAKISRKIKTQHYGESANRITLLRDGNKDGYAEQHYVFKKDLNQPFGMLISGAHFYVGNTDGLMRFPYRAGDTAIHDSGVQLLPLPAGEHNQHWTRSLLPDPSGKKLYIGVGSGSNVAEKGLGNEVRRANILEVNMDGSGERVYASGLRNPVGMDWAPGTRQLWVAVNERDGLGDELVPDYLTAVKEGGFYGWPFYYYGSHPDPRMEKELALAPKQPVITPDIPLGNHTASLGLLFYRGKTFPSKYHQGAFITQHGSWNRSVISGYKVIFIPFRNGSPAGPPEDFLTGFVANQTQSEVYGRPVGIAELANGDLLITDDVSNVIWRVHRNR
- a CDS encoding inorganic diphosphatase; translated protein: MIIKELHVVIETPKGSSEKYDFDPVSRFFVMSQSLPAGMMFPFDMGFIPGTRAEDGNPLDVMVLSEFKTFTGCMIKCRLIGAIKAIVHEPDGMQVRWDRYIAVPFLSRVYKELDVVPDKLVRELEGFFAAYHGLEGRLFKPAGYLDAAPAYEQIKFV
- a CDS encoding response regulator — its product is MKPHTVLVIDDDADDRIFFSEAIKKVSPEVETHYCENGIQAIDLLFTKKLVDPDYIFLDMNMPMMNGKECLRELGKLIHRSITKVVILSTSDMVEDVQESMALGARLFLTKPDSFDALCRILKDVLEEKWQKCFR